In Sphingomonas oryzagri, the genomic stretch GATGGCAGGCGAATGGGAGTTCGCCGACGGCGCGCTGGTGCTCAACGGCAACCTCACCGTCTCGGATGCGATTGGGACGCCGCGGTTCGAGCCGCTGATCGCCCGCGACGCGACGCTCCGCTTCGGCGAGGGCCGGATCGACGCCGCGGCCAAGCTGCGCGAGCCGAAAAGCGACGCTGCAATCAGCGATGTCGATGTCCATCACGATCTGTCGGCGGGCACCGGCTATGCGACGCTTGACGTGCCGAACCTGACGTTCGCTCCCAAGGGGTTGCAGCCCGAAGCTCTCACGCCGCTGACACTGGGCGTGATCGCCAACGTCAACGGCACGATCCGGGGGCAGGGCCGGATCGACTGGGATGCGAAGGGTGTCACCAGCACCGGCGACTTCCACACCGACGGCACCGATTTCGCCGCCGCCTTCGGCCCGGTCAGCAAGGTGTCGGGCACGCTCCATTTCTCCGATCTTCTGGCGATGGCGACCCCGCCGCACCAGGAGGTGCACATTCAGGAGGTGAACCCCGGCATCGCCGTTTCCAACGGTGTCGCTCACGTCCAGCTGCTGCCCCAGCAGAAGGTGAAGGTGGAGGATGCGCACTGGCCGTTTGCGGGCGGGACGCTGGATCTGGAGCCGACCCTGCTCAGTTTCGAGCAATCCGCCCAGCGACACCTGACGTTCCGCATCAATGCGCTGGACGCGGCGCAATTCGTCCAGCAGCTCGATTTCCCCAACATCTCGGCGAGTGGCACCTTCGATGGCACGCTGCCGATGATCTTCGATCAGAGCGGCGGACGGATCGAGGGGGGCATCCTCAAGGCACGGCCCGGCGGCGGCGACATCGCCTATGTCGGCGAGCTGACCTCCGCTCAACTCGGTATGATGGGCAAGCTCGCCTTCGATGCGCTGAAAAAGATCCGCTATCAGAGCCTCGCCATCACGCTCGACGGGCGGCTCGACGGCGAGATCATCTCGGGCGTTAAGTTCGATGGGGTGCGACAGGCGACCGGCGACAAGTCGATGGTCGCGCGGATGATCGCCAACCTGCCATTCCGCTTCAACATTCAGATCCGAGCGCCCTTCCGGGGCCTGATGGGATCGGCGCGCGCGTTCGTCGATCCTTCCGTGCTGCTCCAGAACGGCGTGCCGATCGCGCCGCCGCCGGACGCGGTTCCAAATCAACCCGTGGCCATTCAGCCTGCCGAAAGCGAGCCTGTGCGATGAACGCTATCAGATTGACGATGAGCTGTTGGAGTGTCAGCCCTTCGGCTATGATGAGGATGGTCCTTCCGGTTTTGCTCGGCGCTGTGATGCTGGGCGGTTGCGTGTCGGTGAAGGCGCCGGACAAGCCGATCGAGATCAACTTGAACATCAACGTCAAGCAGGAGGTCGTGGTCAGCCTGAAGCAGGATGCCCAGGATCTCATCACCAACAACCCGGAGCTGTTCCCGAAATGACCCGCAGATCGAAGATTGCCCTTGCCCTGGCCGGCCTCGCGCTGGCGATGGGCGGCGCGACCGTGGCGCTGGCGCAGATGGACGGCGAGGTGGAGACGGCCATGGCCTCCGGCACGGTGGGCGAGCAGGCCGACGGCTATCTCGGCTTCGCCAAGGCGCCGGGCGGCACGCTCAAAGCCAAGGTGGATGCCATCAACATCAAGCGGCGCGAGGCCTATACCAAGGTCGCGCAGGCGAAGAACGTGCCCATCGAGGCATTCGCGGCCTCGATCGGCTGCCAGACACTCGGCGGACTGAAGACCGGCCGTGTCTATAGCGTGTCCAAGGGCGTGTGGGCGACCAAGGGCGCCGCGCCGATCCAGCTGCCGAGCCAGTGCGGCGCGTGATCTGACATAATCCTCTCCCACGCCGGGGGAGGATTCTTTGCGAGCGATAGCCGACCTTTCGGCCTATCCCGCCCTAAGTTGACTCGCGGATTACCCCCCCCTAAGGGGGGCGCGCCTAGGGGGTTCGCCCACGGCATGACCCACCGGCAGAGGAGGGTTCATGGCCAAGGAAGAGCCTCGGCAAGCTCCGGAAATCGGGGCTGGGGGAGTTGGATCGTCGCTCGATGAGCGGCTCAAGGCAGCCCGCAGCGCCGAAAATGCACGGACGAGCCGC encodes the following:
- a CDS encoding YnbE family lipoprotein, giving the protein MRMVLPVLLGAVMLGGCVSVKAPDKPIEINLNINVKQEVVVSLKQDAQDLITNNPELFPK
- a CDS encoding YdbL family protein — encoded protein: MTRRSKIALALAGLALAMGGATVALAQMDGEVETAMASGTVGEQADGYLGFAKAPGGTLKAKVDAINIKRREAYTKVAQAKNVPIEAFAASIGCQTLGGLKTGRVYSVSKGVWATKGAAPIQLPSQCGA